A genomic region of Microtus ochrogaster isolate Prairie Vole_2 chromosome 15, MicOch1.0, whole genome shotgun sequence contains the following coding sequences:
- the Plxnb2 gene encoding plexin-B2 encodes MAMSLWALTFLGLMGLGLSQRSRKPESFRSDTELNHLVVDEASGVVYVGAVNALYQLSADLHLQQHVVTGPAMDNKKCTPPIEASQCHEAVLTDNVNQLLLLDPPGKRLVECGSLFKGICALRALSNISVRLFYEDGSGEKSFVASNDERVATVGLVSSTSPDGDRVLFVGKGNGPHDNGIIVSTRLLDRVEGREAFEAYSDHTTFKAGYLSTNTQQFVAAFEDGIYVFFIFNQQDKHPARNRTLLARMCKDDPSYYSYVEMDLQCQDPSDSEGSFFGTCLAASVAGRVLYAVFSRDGRSSGGPGAGLCVFPLDNINEKMENNRDACYTVTRDTSRDDAFYKPFHGDIQCGGHAAGASKSFQCGSEHLPYPLGSRNGLVTTALLYRGGLNLTAVTVTAENGHIVAFLGTSDGRILKVYLAPDGTSAEYGSIPVDINKKIKQDLALSGNLSSLYAMTQDKVFRLPVQECQSYQTCAQCRDSQDPYCGWCVVEGRCTRKAECTRAEENGHWLWSRDKSCVAITDANPQNMSRRAPGKVQLSVNPLPTLTEEDELLCLFGESPPRPARVEGDAITCDPPSSIPSTPPGQDHVAVSIQLLFKHDNVFLTSHQYPFYDCREAMSLVENLPCISCASNRWMCQWDLMYHECREASPNPEDGIIRAHMEENCPQFLAPSPSVIPMNYETEVTFQGKNLDPEKVSSLCVGSDLLKFEATVTIQKSGDFSFKTPKLSHDANETLPLHLYVKSFDKKIDSKLQVTLYNCSFGRSDCSLCLAADPAYRCVWCGGQNRCVYEALCNNVTSECPPPVITRIQPETGPLGGGIRVTIHGSNLGITADDVKKITVAGQNCAFEPKWYSVSTRIVCAIKAAEMPFTGGIEVDVNGKLGHSPPHVQFTYQQPQPLSVEPRQGPQAGGTTLTINGTDLDTGSKEDVRVTLNDVPCEVTKFGAQLQCITGPQLAPGHAVLEISYGDSRVPSSGVSFTYCENPVLRAFEPLRSFVSGGRSISVTGQGFSLIQKFAMVVIAEPLRSWRRRRREAGSLEPMTVMGTEYVFYNDTKVVFLSPAVPEEPEAYNLTALIQMDGHRALLRTEAGAFEYVADPTFENFTGGVKKQVNKLIHARGTNLNKAMTLEEAEAFVGAERCIMKTLTETDLYCEPPEVQPPPKRRQKRDTTHNLPEFIVKFGSREWVLGRVEYDTRVSDVPLSLILPLVMVPMVFIIAVSIYCYWRKSQQAEREYEKIKSQLEGLEESVRDRCKKEFTDLMIEMEDQTNDVHEAGIPTLDYKTYTDRVFFLPSKDGDKDVMITGKLDIPESRRPIVEQALYQFSNLLNSKSFLINFIHTLENQREFSARAKVYFASLLTVALHGKLEYYTDIMRTLFLELMEQYVVAKNPKLMLRRSETVVERMLSNWMSICLYQYLKDSAGEPLYKLFKAIKHQVEKGPVDAVQKKAKYTLNDTGLLGDDVEYAPLTVSVIVQDEGIEAIPVKVLNCDTISQVKEKIIDQVYRTQPCSCWPKPDSVVLEWRPGSTAQILSDLDLTSQREGRWKRINTLMHYNVRDGATLILSKVGVSQQPEDSQQDLPGERHALLEEENRVWHLVRPTDEVDEGKSKRGSMKEKERTKAITEIYLTRLLSVKGTLQQFVDNFFQSVLAPGNAVPPAVKYFFDFLDEQAEKHDIRDEDTIHIWKTNSLPLRFWVNILKNPHFIFDVHVHEVVDASLSVIAQTFMDACTRTEHKLSRDSPSNKLLYAKEISTYKKMVEDYYKSIRQMVQVSDQDMNTHLAEISRAHTDSLNTLVALHQLYQYTQKYYDEIINALEEDPAAQKMQLAFRLQQIAAALENKVTDL; translated from the exons ATGGCTATGTCACTCTGGGCCCTGACCTTCCTGGGTCTGATGGGCCTAGGGTTGAGCCAACGGTCCCGCAAGCCGGAGAGTTTTCGCAGTGACACAGAGCTGAACCACCTGGTTGTGGATGAGGCCTCAGGTGTGGTATATGTTGGGGCGGTGAacgcactctaccagctgagtgcTGACCTGCATCTCCAGCAGCATGTGGTCACAGGCCCCGCCATGGATAACAAGAAGTGCACACCACCCATTGAGGCTAGCCAGTGCCATGAAGCAGTGCTCACTGACAACGTCAACCAGTTGCTGCTGCTTGACCCGCCCGGGAAACGCCTGGTCGAGTGTGGCAGCCTTTTCAAGGGCATCTGTGCTCTGCGTGCCCTGAGCAATATCTCGGTGCGCCTCTTCTATGAGGATGGCAGCGGTGAGAAGTCCTTTGTAGCCAGCAATGATGAGAGAGTGGCCACAGTGGGGCTGGTGAGCTCCACAAGCCCTGATGGTGATCGAGTGCTGTTTGTGGGCAAAGGCAATGGGCCCCATGACAATGGCATCATCGTGAGCACCCGCCTGCTGGACAGGGTTGAGGGCCGGGAGGCCTTTGAGGCCTACTCAGACCATACCACCTTCAAGGCTGGCTACCTGTCTACTAACACTCAGCAGTTTGTTGCAGCGTTTGAGGATGGCATCtatgttttcttcatcttcaaCCAGCAAGACAAGCACCCTGCCAGGAACCGCACACTGCTGGCACGCATGTGCAAAGATGACCCCTCTTACTATTCCTACGTAGAGATGGACCTGCAGTGTCAGGATCCCAGTGACTCCGAAGGCTCTTTCTTTGGTACCTGCCTAGCAGCTTCTGTAGCTGGCAGAGTACTCTATGCTGTCTTCAGCAGAGATGGCCGGAGCAGTGGGGGGCCTGGTGCAGGCCTCTGTGTTTTTCCACTAGATAACATCAATGAGAAGATGGAAAACAACCGTGATGCCTGCTACACAGTTACCCGAGACACAAGCCGTGATGATGCCTTCTACAAACCCTTCCACGGAGACATCCAGTGTGGTGGCCATGCGGCA GGTGCCAGCAAGAGCTTCCAGTGTGGCTCGGAGCACCTGCCCTATCCACTGGGCAGTCGTAATGGACTCGTCACCACAGCTCTGCTGTACCGTGGGGGCCTGAATCTGACAGCAGTGACGGTAACTGCCGAGAATGGCCATATTGTCGCCTTCCTGGGCACCTCAGATGGCCGGATCCTTAAG GTGTACCTTGCCCCGGATGGCACTTCTGCCGAGTATGGCTCTATCCCGGTAGACATCAACAAGAAAATCAAGCAGGACCTGGCGCTGTCTGGAAACCTGTCCAGTCTGTATGCTATGACCCAGGACAAG GTGTTCAGGCTCCCAGTGCAAGAATGTCAGAGCTATCAAACCTGTGCTCAGTGTCGTGACTCCCAAGATCCCTACTGTGGCTGGTGTGTCGTCGAGGGACG ATGCACCAGGAAGGCCGAGTGCACGCGGGCAGAGGAAAATGGCCACTGGCTGTGGAGCCGGGACAAGTCCTGTGTGGCCATCACTGATGCTAACCCACAGAACATGAGCCGGCGGGCCCCAGGGAAG GTACAGCTGTCTGTCAACCCCCTACCCACCCTGACTGAGGAGGATGAGTTGCTCTGCCTCTTTGGTGAATCACCACCACGCCCTGCCAGGGTAGAAGGGGACGCCATCACCTGTGACCCTCCGAGCAGCATCCCTAGCACGCCACCCGGCCAAG ACCATGTGGCTGTGAGCATCCAGCTCCTCTTCAAACATGACAATGTCTTCCTCACCTCCCACCAGTATCCTTTCTATGACTGCAGAGAGGCTATGAGCCTGGTGGAGAACCTGCC GTGCATCTCTTGTGCTAGCAACCGCTGGATGTGCCAGTGGGACCTGATGTATCACGAGTGTCGGGAGGCCTCACCCAACCCAGAAGATGGAATCATACGTGCCCACATG GAGGAAAACTGCCCCCAGTTCCTGGCCCCTAGCCCTTCAGTCATCCCCATGAATTATGAGACAGAAGTGACCTTCCAGGGCAAGAACTTGGATCCTGAGAAG GTCTCTTCCCTCTGTGTGGGCAGTGACCTTCTGAAGTTCGAGGCAACTGTGACTATACAGAAGTCAGGGGACTTCTCTTTTAAGACCCCAAAG CTATCCCATGACGCTAACGAAACGCTGCCTCTTCACCTGTATGTTAAGTCCTTTGACAAGAAAATTGACAGCAAGCTACAAG tgacactctaCAATTGCTCCTTTGGCCGCAGTGACTGTAGCCTGTGTCTGGCTGCCGATCCTGCCtacaggtgtgtgtggtgtggtgggcAGAACAGGTGTGTGTATGAGGCTCTGTGCAACAATGTTACTTCTGAATGCCCGCCACCAGTCATTACCAGG ATCCAGCCTGAGACAGGCCCGCTGGGTGGGGGCATCCGCGTCACTATCCATGGGTCCAATTTGGGTATCACAGCAGATGATGTCAAGAAGATCACTGTGGCTGGCCAAAACTGTGCCTTCGAACCCAAGTGGTACTCTGTATCTACCCG GATTGTGTGTGCAATCAAGGCTGCGGAGATGCCTTTCACAGGAGGGATTGAGGTGGATGTTAATGGAAAGCTCGGCCATTCACCGCCACACGTCCAGTTCACTTATCAA CAACCCCAACCTCTCAGTGTGGAGCCACGACAAGGGCCACAGGCAGGTGGTACCACATTGACCATCAATGGCACTGACCTGGACACAGGCTCCAAGGAGGATGTGCGGGTGACCCTCAATGATGTCCCTTGTGAAGT GACAAAGTTTGGGGCTCAGCTGCAATGCATCACGGGTCCACAGTTGGCTCCAGGCCACGCAGTACTAGAAATTTCCTACGGGGACTCCCGAGTGCCCAGCTCCGGCGTCTCTTTCACCTACTGTGAGAACCCCGTGTTACGAGCCTTTGAGCCACTGAGAAGCTTTGTCAG TGGTGGCCGAAGCATCAGTGTTACTGGCCAGGGCTTCAGCCTCATCCAGAAGTTTGCCATGGTTGTCATTGCTGAGCCCTTGAGGTCctggaggcggcggcggcgggaggctggatccctggagcccatgaCG GTCATGGGCACTGAGTACGTGTTCTACAATGACACCAAGGTCGTTTTCTTGTCACCTGCTGTCCCTGAAGAACCTGAGGCTTACAACCTCACCGCATTGATACAGATGGATGGTCATCGTGCCCTGCTTAGGACTGAAGCTGGTGCCTTCGAGTATGTGGCTGATCCTACCTTTGAGAACTTCACAGGTGGTGTCAAGAAGCAGGTCAACAAGCTCATCCACGCCCGG GGAACCAATCTGAACAAGGCCATGACgctggaggaggctgaggcattTGTGGGTGCTGAGCGTTGCATTATGAAGACACTGACTGAGACTGACCTATACTGTGAACCCCCAGAGGTGCAGCCCCCACCCAAGCGACGGCAGAAGCGAGACACAACACACAACCTACCTGAGTTCATT GTGAAGTTTGGCTCTCGAGAGTGGGTGCTAGGCCGGGTGGAGTATGACACACGTGTGAGTGACGTGCCGCTCAGTCTCATCCTGCCTCTGGTCATGGTGCCCATGGTGTTTATCATTGCCGTATCCATCTACTGCTACTG GAGGAAGAGCCAGCAGGCTGAGCGTGAGTATGAGAAGATTAAATCCCAGCTGGAAGGCTTGGAGGAGAGCGTGCGTGACCGCTGCAAGAAGGAGTTCACAG acCTGATGATTGAGATGGAGGACCAGACGAATGATGTGCATGAGGCGGGCATCCCCACGCTCGACTATAAGACCTACACCGACCGCGTCTTCTTCCTGCCCTCCAAGGACGGGGACAAGGATGTCATGATCACTGGCAAGCTAGACATCCCTGAGTCACGGCGGCCCATTGTGGAGCAGGCCCTTTACCAGTTTTCCAACCTGCTTAATAGCAAATCCTTCCTCATCAAT TTCATCCACACCCTAGAGAACCAGCGTGAGTTCTCAGCTCGTGCCAAGGTCTACTTCGCATCGCTGCTGACAGTGGCCCTGCATGGGAAGCTGGAGTACTACACAGACATCATGCGCACGCTcttcctggaactcatggagCAGTATGTGGTGGCCAAGAACCCCAAGCTGATGCTGCGAAG ATCTGAGACAGTGGTGGAGAGGATGCTGTCCAATTGGATGTCCATCTGTCTGTACCAGTACCTCAAG GATAGCGCAGGTGAGCCCCTGTACAAGCTCTTCAAGGCCATCAAACACCAGGTGGAAAAGGGGCCAGTGGACGCTGTGCAGAAGAAGGCCAAGTACACCCTAAACGACACAGGGCTGCTTGGGGATGATGTCGAATATGCCCCTCTG ACGGTGAGTGTGATCGTTCAGGATGAAGGCATTGAGGCCATCCCAGTTAAGGTCCTCAACTGCGACACCATATCTCAGGTCAAAGAGAAGATCATTGATCAGGTGTACCGCACTCAGCCCTGCTCTTGCTGGCCCAAGCCTGATAGCGTGGTCCTCG AATGGCGTCCTGGGTCCACAGCCCAGATTCTGTCTGACTTGGACCTTACCTCTCAGCGGGAAGGCCGGTGGAAACGAATCAACACCCTTATGCACTACAAC GTCCGGGATGGAGCCACCCTCATCCTGTCTAAGGTGGGAGTCTCCCAACAGCCAGAGGACAGCCAACAGGATCTGCCTGGGGAGC GCCATGCCCTTCTGGAAGAGGAAAACCGCGTGTGGCACTTGGTGCGGCCAACAGATGAGGTAGATGAAGGCAAGTCCAAACGTGGCAGCATGAAGGAGAAAGAGCGAACCAAGGccatcacagagatctacctgacaCGGCTGCTCTCAGTCAAG GGCACTCTGCAGCAGTTTGTGGACAACTTTTTTCAAAGTGTGCTGGCACCTGGGAATGCCGTGCCGCCTGCAGTCAAGTACTTCTTTGATTTCTTGGATGAGCAGGCAGAGAAGCATGACATCCGGGATGAGGATACCATCCATATCTGGAAGACCAATAG TTTACCGCTCCGGTTCTGGGTGAACATCCTGAAGAACCCTCACTTCATCTTTGATGTTCACGTACATGAAGTGGTAGACGCCTCCCTGTCGGTCATTGCACAGACCTTCATGGATGCCTGTACTCGCACGGAGCACAAGCTGAGCCGT GACTCTCCCAGCAACAAGCTGCTGTACGCAAAGGAGATCTCTACCTACAAGAAGATGGTGGAGGA CTACTATAAGAGCATCCGCCAGATGGTGCAGGTCAGCGACcaagacatgaacacacacttgGCAGAGATCTCCCGG gcacacacagactCCTTGAACACACTTGTGGCACTGCACCAGCTGTACCAGTACACACAAAAGTACTATGATGAG ATCATCAATGCTTTGGAGGAGGACCCTGCAGCCCAAAAAATGCAATTGGCCTTCCGCCTGCAGCAGATCGCTGCTGCACTTGAGAACAAGGTTACAGACCTCTGA